Within the Oceanimonas doudoroffii genome, the region CCGTGACACTGCTTGTATTTCTTGCCCGAACCACAGGGGCAAGGGTCGTTGCGCCCCACCTTCTGGCCTTCCCGTACAAAGGGCGTGGCCTCGCCTTCGGTGGTGGCGGCCTGCTGCTCACCGGCCAGCGGATTCTCCGCCTCGGCGTGGCTGTAGCTCTGGGGCTGACGCTCGGCGGCCTCACGGCGTTTGGCCTCGACCTCTTCTACTTCTTCCTGGGATTGCACCCGCACTCGGCTGAGAATGCTCACCACCTCACGCTTGAGGTTTTCCAGCATCTGGGTGAACAGTTCGTAGGACTCGCGCTTGTACTCCTGTTTGGGGTTCTTCTGGGCATAACCACGCAGGTGAATACCCTGACGCAGGTGATCCATGGCCGCCAGGTGCTCCTTCCACAGGTTGTCGAGGGTTTGCAGCATCACCGAGGTTTCAAACTGGCGCAGCACCTCTGCGCCGACCACGGCTTCTTTTTCTTCGTAGGCCTGGGTCGCCGCGGCCAGCACCCGCTCCAGGATCTGCTCGTCGTGCAGCTTGTCGTCCTGCTGGAGCCACTCACCGATGGGCAGCTCCAGGGCAAAGTCGCTCTGCAGGCGCTGCTCCAGGCCGGGCACGTCCCACATTTCCTCCAGCGATTGGGGCGGAATGTATTCGTTGACCACGTCGGTCAGCACGTCTTCCCGAATCACCGCGATGGTGTCGCGAATGTCACCGGAGTCGAGCAGCTCGTTACGCTGCTCATACACCACCTTGCGCTGATCGTTGGCGACGTCATCAAATTCAAGCAGGTTTTTACGAATGTCGAAGTTGCGGGTTTCCACCTTGCGCTGGGCGTTTTCAATGGCCCGGGTCACCCAGGGGTGCTCGATGGCCTCACCTTCTTCCATGCCCAGCTTCTTCATCATGCCGGTCACCCGATCCGAGGCAAAGATGCGCATCAAGGCATCTTCCATCGACAGGTAGAAGCGGCTGGAGCCGGCATCGCCCTGACGACCGGCCCGGCCGCGCAACTGGTTGTCGATGCGACGGGACTCGTGGCGTTCGGTGCCGATAATATGCAGGCCACCGGCGGCCAGCACCGCCTTGTGGCGCTGCTGCCAGTCTGCCTTGATAGCGGCAATCTGAGCATCGGTAGCCCCATCGCCCAGGGTTTCAATCTCGGCCTGCCAGCTGCCGCCGAGCACGATGTCGGTTCCGCGGCCGGCCATGTTGGTGGCGATGGTCACGGTGCCGGCACGGCCGGCCTGAGCGATGATCTCCGCTTCCTTCTGGTGGAACTTGGCGTTGAGCACCTGGTGCCGAATGCCCTGCTTGTCGAGAATGGTGGAAATCAGCTCGGAGTTTTCGATGGAAACCGTACCCACCAGCACCGGCTGGCCCCGCTCCACGCAGTCCTTGATGTCGGCGACGATGGCCTGGTATTTCTCGGCGGCGGTCAGGTATACCAGATCACCCATGTCCTTACGGATCATCGGCTTGTTGGTGGGGATCACCACGGTGTCGAGGCCGTAGATATGCTGAAATTCAAAGGCTTCGGTATCGGCGGTGCCGGTCATGCCCGCCAGCTTGTCGTAAAGACGGAAGTAGTTCTGAAAGGTAATCGAGGCCAG harbors:
- the secA gene encoding preprotein translocase subunit SecA, which gives rise to MITRLFTRIIGSRNDRTLKRLRKVVNEINAMEPKFEALSDAELQGKTVEFRARLEQGESLEQILPEAFAVVREASKRVFGMRHFDVQMIGGMVLNNNQIAEMKTGEGKTLTGTLPVYLNALSGRGVHVVTVNDYLARRDAEGNRPLFEFLGLTVGCNLPGMSHQEKQAAYACDITYGTNNEFGFDYLRDNMAFSPQQRVQRPLNYALVDEVDSVLIDEARTPLIISGPAEDSSELYMRINTLIPKLVKQDKEDTEEYTGDGHYTVDEKNKQALLTENGQIFVEDELKRMGLLQEDDSLFSAGNITLLAHVNAGLRAHTLFERNVDYIVQNDEVVIVDEHTGRTMAGRRWSEGLHQAVEAKEGVKIQNENQTLASITFQNYFRLYDKLAGMTGTADTEAFEFQHIYGLDTVVIPTNKPMIRKDMGDLVYLTAAEKYQAIVADIKDCVERGQPVLVGTVSIENSELISTILDKQGIRHQVLNAKFHQKEAEIIAQAGRAGTVTIATNMAGRGTDIVLGGSWQAEIETLGDGATDAQIAAIKADWQQRHKAVLAAGGLHIIGTERHESRRIDNQLRGRAGRQGDAGSSRFYLSMEDALMRIFASDRVTGMMKKLGMEEGEAIEHPWVTRAIENAQRKVETRNFDIRKNLLEFDDVANDQRKVVYEQRNELLDSGDIRDTIAVIREDVLTDVVNEYIPPQSLEEMWDVPGLEQRLQSDFALELPIGEWLQQDDKLHDEQILERVLAAATQAYEEKEAVVGAEVLRQFETSVMLQTLDNLWKEHLAAMDHLRQGIHLRGYAQKNPKQEYKRESYELFTQMLENLKREVVSILSRVRVQSQEEVEEVEAKRREAAERQPQSYSHAEAENPLAGEQQAATTEGEATPFVREGQKVGRNDPCPCGSGKKYKQCHGKLS